In the genome of Gloeomargarita sp. SRBZ-1_bins_9, one region contains:
- a CDS encoding tetratricopeptide repeat protein has translation MTDAYRQGLRAMEAGRYREAVAALKQAMDAQPQDPHIKLWLAMAYEALQEWGLARDLCRELTTHPDPQIRQQSQQVLYILEAPRLRRRPEWLNQIPLLTEDITPPWRVGTPRKPQPVPQEDVSPPGPVAQSNGFVPLVLGALLLLLVWWGWIA, from the coding sequence ATGACGGACGCCTACCGGCAGGGGCTGCGGGCCATGGAGGCGGGGCGGTATCGAGAGGCGGTGGCGGCCCTTAAACAGGCTATGGACGCCCAACCCCAGGACCCCCACATCAAACTCTGGCTGGCGATGGCCTACGAGGCTTTGCAGGAATGGGGCCTGGCGCGGGACCTGTGTCGGGAGTTGACCACCCACCCGGACCCGCAAATCCGCCAGCAAAGTCAACAGGTTTTGTATATTCTGGAGGCGCCCCGGTTGCGTCGCCGCCCCGAATGGTTGAACCAAATCCCTTTGCTAACGGAGGACATTACGCCCCCTTGGCGGGTGGGTACCCCTAGGAAACCGCAGCCGGTGCCGCAGGAGGATGTATCGCCGCCCGGTCCAGTGGCGCAGAGTAATGGCTTTGTCCCCCTGGTCCTGGGGGCCTTACTCTTGCTGCTGGTGTGGTGGGGCTGGATAGCCTAG
- a CDS encoding cytochrome b6-f complex subunit PetN translates to MDIITLAWVAAAVSFTFSIALVVWGRNGF, encoded by the coding sequence ATGGACATCATTACCTTGGCCTGGGTAGCGGCAGCGGTGAGTTTTACCTTTTCCATTGCTCTGGTGGTCTGGGGGCGCAATGGGTTTTAG
- a CDS encoding carbohydrate ABC transporter permease translates to MNTPWSRAIQRERTPAPVWLSTCLLGVGALVVLWPGWVVLETSLRPGWHWQNYVLAWQQAQLWPAFMVSVLVAVGVVITQGFTAVLAGYALARYQFRGKQLILALVIASIVVPLPVLVIPVFLTLKTLGLLNTIGALILPSSASGFSIFLLRQYFRTLPVELEAQAMVDGARPWQILWEIILPLSRPALVTVGLLAFIGEWNDLFKPLVFTTRPELRTVQLALAGLQEQFTSDWALLMAAIVLATLPVIGLFLLGQRALLQGIATTGLKG, encoded by the coding sequence ATGAATACCCCCTGGTCTAGGGCAATCCAACGGGAACGAACACCGGCCCCTGTGTGGCTCAGCACCTGCCTGTTGGGGGTTGGGGCGTTAGTGGTGCTCTGGCCGGGGTGGGTGGTTTTGGAGACCTCATTGCGCCCTGGCTGGCACTGGCAAAACTATGTATTGGCCTGGCAGCAAGCCCAACTTTGGCCGGCGTTTATGGTGTCGGTGCTGGTGGCGGTGGGGGTAGTCATCACCCAGGGGTTTACTGCGGTGCTCGCCGGTTACGCCCTGGCCCGTTATCAATTCCGGGGAAAACAATTGATTTTGGCCCTGGTCATCGCCAGTATTGTGGTGCCTTTGCCCGTGCTGGTGATCCCCGTATTTTTGACCCTGAAAACCCTGGGGCTACTCAACACCATCGGCGCCCTGATTCTGCCTAGCAGCGCCAGTGGCTTTAGCATCTTTTTACTGCGCCAGTACTTTCGGACGCTGCCGGTGGAACTAGAAGCCCAGGCGATGGTTGACGGCGCCCGCCCCTGGCAAATTTTGTGGGAAATCATCTTACCTCTGTCCCGTCCTGCCCTGGTCACGGTCGGCCTGCTGGCCTTTATCGGGGAGTGGAATGACCTGTTCAAACCGTTGGTGTTTACCACCCGTCCGGAGCTGCGCACCGTGCAATTGGCCCTGGCGGGTTTGCAGGAGCAGTTCACCAGCGATTGGGCGCTATTGATGGCGGCGATTGTCCTGGCGACGCTACCGGTGATCGGGTTGTTTTTGCTGGGACAACGGGCGCTGCTCCAAGGCATAGCCACCACCGGCCTGAAAGGGTGA
- a CDS encoding M48 family metallopeptidase: MGQKRQLLGLRAEQFRHPWDQEATRALQQIPGLDMLLRLTLGTAAQEWFYLENMAGAVQVGPRQLSWLYELLLEACRILDMEVPQLYVRQHPQPNAYTLAVRGHKPFIVLHTSLVELLTPAEIQAVLAHELGHLKCEHGVYLTLANLLVLAAGQIPNWGLWLAQGLQASLLQWLRCAELSCDRAALLVAQDVQVVLSVLMKLAGGSPKLVPDLHVEAFLAQARAYDQQGWNWLKLTRVLPLTHPVPVLRAQEIDRWSQSPAYRQLLAQGC; encoded by the coding sequence ATGGGACAAAAGCGGCAATTGCTGGGGTTGCGGGCGGAGCAGTTTCGCCATCCCTGGGACCAGGAGGCTACACGGGCGCTCCAGCAAATTCCCGGCCTGGATATGTTGCTCCGCCTGACCCTGGGTACGGCGGCTCAGGAGTGGTTTTATCTGGAAAACATGGCCGGGGCGGTGCAGGTGGGGCCTAGGCAGTTGTCCTGGTTGTACGAACTGTTGCTGGAGGCCTGCCGCATTTTGGACATGGAGGTCCCCCAGTTGTATGTCCGGCAACATCCCCAGCCCAATGCCTATACTTTGGCGGTGCGGGGTCACAAGCCGTTTATTGTCCTGCACACCAGCCTGGTGGAGTTGCTGACGCCGGCGGAGATTCAGGCGGTCCTGGCCCATGAGTTGGGGCATTTGAAGTGCGAGCACGGAGTGTATTTGACCTTAGCGAATTTGCTGGTGCTGGCAGCGGGTCAGATTCCCAACTGGGGGTTGTGGCTGGCCCAGGGGTTGCAGGCGTCCTTGCTCCAGTGGCTGCGCTGCGCGGAGTTAAGTTGTGACCGGGCGGCGTTGCTGGTGGCCCAGGATGTCCAGGTGGTGCTGAGTGTGCTGATGAAACTGGCGGGGGGGTCCCCCAAACTGGTGCCGGATTTGCATGTGGAGGCTTTTTTGGCCCAGGCGCGGGCTTATGACCAGCAGGGCTGGAACTGGCTGAAGCTGACGCGGGTGTTGCCTTTGACCCATCCGGTGCCAGTGTTACGCGCCCAGGAAATTGACCGCTGGAGCCAAAGCCCGGCGTACCGGCAGTTGCTGGCGCAGGGTTGCTGA
- the mfd gene encoding transcription-repair coupling factor: MTGASLVQYLAQRPLVQQWAQQLSPGQPLVLAGIPRLAKVLLVSAISRLTGQPVLVITANLEEAAQWMALAEPMADAPVAHYPTTEASPYEPFDPEPELLWGQWQVLRDLTQGQPPPVLVTTDRALQPHLPPPAVWSALGLTLTPADGLSPEHLGEKLTALGYERVEQVTAEGQWGRRGDIVDVYPVTAEWPVRLEWWGDTLESLRELDPQTQRPRAPVEQVWVGPVDYRALVRWQLPHLPPDLTGYRQFLGQAFAEVASLLAYLPGHTLVVLDEPLQCRQHHQRWWEHAQEQWPGHSPALHLNWEALQEQLAAYFQIHCYEWSAGVGLELEARPLPRHPHQFGPIAEFIRQQREHCRTWILSAQPARCAAVLQEHDCPVQVVPNAQDLAAIERLGREGIPVALKYSGLADLQGVWLPRLHLLVLTDRELFGQHRVGTPTLLSRRRSTQALALDPNRLQPGDYVIHRHHGCGRFLGLERLEVGGQTREYLVLQYADGQLRVAVDQVGVLSPYRGGGSQPELHRLASKTWEKTREKVRKSLKKLAVNLLELYAKRAQQTRPPYPPDTPWQQELEDSFPYPLTPDQAKAIQAVKADLASPRPMDRLICGDVGFGKTEVAIRAIFKVLMAGKQVAFLAPTTILAQQHYHTLKERFAPYPIHIALLNRFRSPQERQQIIAKLKTGEIDCVVGTHLLLGSQVQFRDLGLLVVDEEQRFGVNHKEKIKALKTSVDVLTLTATPIPRTLSMALSGLREMSLITTPPPTRRPIKTRLVPYQPETVRAAIAQELDRGGQVFYVVPRIEGMGARVTLLQQMFPDAKILVAHGQLPPEELEVTMLAFSNGEADILVCTTIVESGLDIPRVNTIVVEDAHRFGLAQLYQLRGRVGRTGIQAYAWLTYPAEEVLTDEAKARLQAIQEFTHLGSGYQLALRDLDIRGAGDILGPEQSGHMAAVGFDLYLEMLQEAIEEVRGRQIPTVNDTQIDLNLTAFIPASYMPNLELKLQAYRDLATADSQAHIDQLVAQWQQVYGELPPPVQQLVLVMRVKLLAKQIGIQRIRPETPHVVWETAMAEPAWQELRQRLSPKLHSRFVYSPGKILVRGLATLPPGQQLEQLYGWLQQMVPQ; the protein is encoded by the coding sequence ATGACGGGCGCTTCTCTGGTTCAGTACCTGGCGCAGCGACCTTTGGTGCAGCAGTGGGCACAGCAGTTGTCACCGGGGCAACCCTTGGTGCTGGCCGGCATCCCCCGCCTGGCTAAGGTTCTGCTGGTGAGTGCGATTAGCCGCCTGACGGGTCAACCGGTCCTGGTGATCACCGCCAATTTAGAAGAGGCGGCCCAGTGGATGGCGCTGGCGGAACCGATGGCCGATGCACCGGTGGCCCACTATCCCACGACGGAGGCGTCCCCCTACGAACCCTTTGACCCGGAGCCGGAGCTGCTGTGGGGGCAATGGCAGGTGCTGCGGGACCTGACCCAAGGACAACCCCCCCCTGTTCTGGTGACCACCGACCGGGCGTTGCAACCCCATTTACCCCCACCGGCGGTCTGGTCGGCCCTGGGTCTGACATTGACCCCGGCGGATGGTCTGTCACCGGAGCACCTGGGGGAGAAGCTGACGGCGCTGGGGTATGAACGGGTGGAGCAGGTGACCGCTGAAGGGCAATGGGGTCGGCGGGGGGACATTGTGGATGTGTATCCGGTGACAGCGGAGTGGCCGGTGCGTCTGGAGTGGTGGGGCGACACCCTCGAAAGCCTACGGGAATTGGACCCCCAGACCCAACGCCCCCGTGCGCCGGTGGAACAGGTATGGGTGGGGCCGGTGGACTATCGGGCCTTGGTGCGCTGGCAACTCCCCCATTTGCCCCCCGATCTAACCGGCTACCGGCAGTTTTTGGGGCAGGCGTTTGCTGAAGTGGCGTCCCTGCTGGCCTACTTACCTGGCCACACCCTGGTTGTTCTCGATGAACCGCTCCAGTGCCGGCAGCATCACCAGCGCTGGTGGGAGCACGCCCAGGAGCAGTGGCCCGGCCACTCCCCCGCCCTACATCTGAATTGGGAGGCCCTACAGGAACAACTGGCCGCCTATTTCCAAATCCACTGCTACGAATGGAGCGCAGGTGTGGGCTTAGAACTGGAGGCGCGTCCCCTTCCCCGCCATCCCCACCAATTTGGCCCCATCGCCGAGTTCATTCGTCAACAACGGGAACACTGTCGCACCTGGATTTTATCGGCGCAACCGGCCCGCTGTGCTGCCGTTTTACAGGAACACGATTGTCCGGTGCAGGTGGTGCCCAATGCCCAGGACTTGGCTGCCATCGAACGCTTGGGTCGCGAGGGCATCCCCGTCGCCTTGAAATACAGTGGCTTGGCGGACCTCCAGGGGGTGTGGTTGCCCCGGTTACATCTCCTGGTGCTCACTGACCGGGAATTGTTTGGCCAACACCGGGTGGGTACTCCGACGCTGCTATCCCGCCGCCGTTCAACCCAGGCGCTGGCGCTGGACCCCAACCGGCTGCAACCGGGGGACTACGTCATTCACCGGCATCATGGCTGCGGGCGTTTCCTGGGCTTGGAGCGCCTGGAGGTGGGGGGGCAAACGCGAGAGTACCTGGTGTTGCAGTACGCCGATGGGCAATTGCGGGTGGCGGTGGACCAGGTGGGGGTGCTGTCGCCCTATCGGGGGGGGGGAAGTCAACCGGAACTCCACCGTCTGGCCAGCAAAACCTGGGAAAAAACCCGGGAAAAGGTGCGCAAAAGTCTGAAGAAATTGGCCGTCAATTTGCTGGAGCTATATGCCAAGCGCGCCCAGCAGACCCGCCCCCCCTATCCCCCCGATACTCCCTGGCAGCAGGAGCTGGAGGATTCCTTCCCCTATCCCCTGACCCCCGACCAGGCCAAGGCCATCCAAGCGGTCAAGGCCGATTTGGCATCTCCCCGTCCCATGGACCGGCTCATTTGCGGCGATGTGGGCTTTGGCAAAACCGAGGTGGCGATTCGGGCCATTTTCAAGGTGTTAATGGCGGGCAAACAGGTGGCTTTTTTGGCGCCGACGACCATTCTGGCCCAGCAGCACTACCACACCTTAAAGGAGCGCTTTGCCCCCTATCCGATTCACATTGCCCTGCTCAACCGGTTTCGCAGTCCCCAGGAGCGCCAACAGATCATCGCCAAGTTGAAAACGGGGGAAATTGACTGTGTGGTGGGCACGCATTTGTTGCTGGGTTCCCAGGTGCAGTTTCGGGACTTGGGGTTGCTGGTGGTGGACGAAGAGCAACGCTTCGGGGTCAACCACAAGGAAAAAATCAAGGCCCTGAAGACGTCCGTGGATGTGTTGACCCTGACGGCGACGCCGATTCCCCGTACCCTTTCGATGGCTCTGTCGGGATTGCGGGAGATGAGTTTAATTACGACGCCGCCCCCGACCCGCCGCCCGATTAAGACACGTTTGGTGCCCTACCAACCGGAGACGGTACGGGCTGCCATCGCCCAGGAGTTGGACCGGGGGGGGCAGGTGTTTTACGTGGTGCCGCGCATTGAGGGCATGGGAGCCAGGGTGACCCTGTTGCAGCAGATGTTCCCGGACGCCAAAATCCTGGTGGCCCACGGGCAATTGCCCCCGGAGGAGCTGGAGGTGACCATGCTGGCTTTTAGCAATGGGGAGGCGGATATTTTGGTCTGCACCACCATTGTGGAATCGGGGTTGGACATTCCCCGCGTCAACACCATCGTTGTGGAGGATGCCCACCGGTTTGGCCTGGCGCAACTTTATCAACTGCGGGGGCGAGTGGGGCGCACGGGTATCCAAGCCTATGCCTGGTTGACCTATCCGGCTGAGGAGGTGCTCACCGATGAAGCCAAAGCTCGCCTGCAGGCCATTCAGGAATTCACGCATCTGGGGTCGGGGTATCAGTTGGCGCTGCGGGATTTGGACATTCGCGGGGCCGGGGATATTCTGGGGCCGGAGCAGTCGGGACACATGGCCGCCGTCGGGTTTGATTTGTACTTAGAAATGCTGCAGGAGGCCATCGAGGAAGTGCGCGGGCGCCAGATTCCTACCGTCAATGACACGCAAATTGACTTGAATCTCACGGCCTTTATTCCCGCCAGTTACATGCCCAATTTGGAGTTGAAGCTGCAAGCCTATCGGGATTTGGCCACCGCCGACAGCCAGGCCCACATTGACCAACTGGTTGCTCAATGGCAGCAGGTGTATGGGGAGCTACCGCCGCCGGTGCAGCAGTTGGTGTTGGTTATGCGGGTGAAATTGCTGGCCAAACAAATCGGTATTCAGCGCATTCGTCCCGAGACCCCCCATGTGGTGTGGGAAACGGCGATGGCGGAACCGGCATGGCAGGAATTGCGGCAGCGACTATCCCCCAAACTCCACTCCCGTTTTGTGTACAGTCCGGGGAAGATTCTTGTGCGGGGGTTGGCGACGCTGCCTCCTGGTCAACAATTGGAACAGCTCTATGGATGGCTCCAGCAGATGGTGCCGCAATAG
- the hemH gene encoding ferrochelatase codes for MGQRLGVLLLNLGGPERLEDVRPFLYNLFADPEIIRLPFPWLQKPLAWLIATLRHRRSSENYRRIGGGSPIRRITEQQAQALEQQLHQMGQPARVYVGMRYWHPFTEEALAQIERDGIDKLVILPLYPQYSISTSGSSLRLLERLRRSGGYLAQIEHTVIPYWYQRRGYIEAMVDLIQQALAALPDPDCVHLLFSAHGVPRSYVDQEGDPYQEQIEVCVALIVRALNRPNRYTLAYQSRVGPVEWLKPYTEEVIPALAAQGVRDLLVIPISFVSEHIETLQEIDQEYRELAHQSGITHFHRVPALNTHPRFIQDLAEAVMEAAMAPPVLLNQVINIQKPVKIYPQERWAWGLTPTAEVWNGRLAMLGFLALLVEWMTGWGPLHLVGLMH; via the coding sequence GTGGGCCAGCGCTTGGGTGTTTTATTGCTCAATCTGGGGGGGCCGGAGCGGTTGGAGGATGTGCGGCCTTTCCTGTATAACTTGTTTGCCGACCCGGAGATCATCCGGTTGCCGTTTCCCTGGTTGCAAAAGCCCCTGGCCTGGTTGATTGCGACGCTGCGGCACCGGCGCTCCAGTGAAAATTACCGACGGATTGGGGGGGGGTCTCCAATTCGACGCATCACGGAACAGCAGGCCCAGGCCCTTGAGCAACAGTTACACCAGATGGGGCAGCCGGCGCGGGTGTATGTGGGGATGCGTTACTGGCACCCTTTTACGGAGGAGGCGCTGGCGCAAATCGAGCGGGATGGGATTGATAAGTTGGTGATTTTGCCTTTGTATCCCCAGTACTCCATCAGCACCAGTGGGTCGAGTTTGCGCTTGTTGGAGCGCCTGCGGCGGTCAGGGGGGTATCTGGCTCAGATCGAGCACACGGTGATTCCCTACTGGTACCAGCGCCGGGGTTATATCGAAGCGATGGTGGATTTGATTCAACAGGCGCTCGCTGCTTTACCGGACCCCGACTGCGTCCATCTGTTGTTTAGCGCCCATGGGGTGCCCCGCAGCTATGTGGACCAGGAGGGGGACCCCTACCAGGAGCAGATCGAGGTCTGTGTGGCTTTGATCGTGCGGGCGTTGAACCGTCCCAATCGCTATACGTTGGCCTATCAGAGTCGGGTGGGGCCGGTGGAGTGGCTCAAACCCTATACAGAGGAGGTGATTCCGGCGCTGGCAGCCCAAGGGGTGCGGGATTTGCTGGTGATTCCCATCAGTTTTGTGTCGGAACACATTGAGACGTTGCAGGAAATTGACCAGGAGTACCGGGAGCTAGCGCACCAGAGCGGCATAACTCACTTTCACCGGGTGCCGGCACTCAATACCCACCCCCGCTTTATCCAGGACTTGGCCGAGGCGGTCATGGAAGCGGCTATGGCCCCGCCGGTGTTGCTCAACCAGGTCATCAACATCCAAAAGCCGGTGAAGATTTACCCACAGGAGCGCTGGGCCTGGGGACTGACACCGACGGCGGAGGTGTGGAACGGGCGCTTGGCCATGCTGGGCTTTTTGGCGCTGCTGGTGGAATGGATGACCGGCTGGGGACCGCTGCACTTGGTGGGCTTGATGCACTGA
- the petD gene encoding cytochrome b6-f complex subunit IV, whose protein sequence is MSNIKKPDLSDPKLRMKLAKGLGHSSYGEPAWPNDLLYIFPIVIMGTFACIVSLAVLDPSMIGEPGDPFATPLEILPEWYFYPTFQLLRILPNKLLGVLAMASVPVGLALVPFIENVNKFQNPFRRPVATTVFLLGTLVTLWLGIGATLPLDKALTLGLF, encoded by the coding sequence ATGTCCAACATCAAGAAACCCGATTTGTCGGACCCCAAGCTGCGGATGAAGCTGGCCAAGGGGCTGGGGCACAGTTCCTATGGGGAACCGGCCTGGCCCAATGACCTGCTCTACATCTTCCCCATTGTGATCATGGGGACCTTTGCCTGCATCGTCAGTCTGGCGGTGTTGGACCCCAGCATGATCGGGGAGCCGGGGGACCCCTTTGCCACGCCCCTGGAAATCCTGCCGGAGTGGTATTTCTACCCCACATTCCAGTTGCTGCGCATCCTGCCGAACAAACTGCTGGGGGTGCTGGCGATGGCCTCGGTGCCGGTGGGGTTGGCCCTGGTGCCCTTTATCGAAAACGTCAATAAATTCCAAAACCCCTTCCGGCGGCCCGTGGCGACGACGGTGTTCCTGTTGGGGACGCTGGTGACCCTGTGGCTGGGGATCGGGGCAACATTGCCCTTGGATAAGGCCCTGACCCTGGGGTTGTTCTAA
- a CDS encoding cytochrome b6: protein MFTKQVTDSPLFKWFDERLDLTAISDDVASKYVPPHVNIFYCLGGITLTCFLIQFATGFAMTFYYRPTVAEAFNSVAYIMTEVNFGWLIRSIHRWSASMMVLMMILHVFRVYLTGGFKKPRELTWVTGVVLAVLTVSFGVTGYSLPWDQVGYWAAKIVTGVPEAIPVVGPLLVELLRGGVAVGQGTLTRFYSAHTFVLPWLTAVFMLMHFLMIRKQGISGPL, encoded by the coding sequence ATGTTCACCAAGCAAGTGACTGACTCGCCCCTGTTCAAGTGGTTTGACGAGCGCTTGGACTTGACGGCGATTTCCGACGATGTAGCCAGCAAGTACGTCCCCCCCCATGTCAATATCTTTTATTGCTTGGGTGGCATTACCCTGACGTGCTTTTTGATCCAGTTCGCCACCGGCTTTGCCATGACCTTCTACTACCGGCCCACGGTGGCGGAGGCCTTCAACTCGGTGGCCTATATCATGACCGAAGTGAATTTCGGGTGGCTGATCCGCTCGATTCACCGCTGGTCGGCCAGCATGATGGTGCTGATGATGATCCTGCACGTGTTTCGGGTCTATCTCACGGGCGGTTTCAAAAAGCCCCGCGAATTGACCTGGGTTACGGGCGTGGTGCTGGCGGTGCTCACGGTGTCGTTTGGGGTGACGGGCTATTCCCTCCCCTGGGACCAGGTGGGCTACTGGGCGGCCAAGATTGTGACGGGGGTGCCGGAAGCGATCCCGGTGGTGGGTCCGCTGCTGGTGGAACTGCTGCGCGGGGGTGTAGCCGTGGGTCAAGGGACCCTCACCCGCTTTTACAGCGCCCATACCTTCGTGTTGCCCTGGCTGACGGCGGTCTTCATGCTGATGCACTTTTTGATGATCCGCAAGCAGGGCATCTCTGGCCCCCTGTAA
- the rseP gene encoding RIP metalloprotease RseP, with the protein MSILAAIAVLALLILVHEWGHFIAARWLGIRVSQFSLGFGPPLWSYQGKEVLYAVRAIPLGGYVGFPDDDPDSPIPSTDPNLLRNRPLRDRAWVMSAGVLANLVFAYLVLTLQVVTAGIPQAVYQPGVRVPQIAAEMSAVAQRAGIQAGDVIVAINGQPLSPGKTAVNQVVATIQSHPNRPVRLQIQRQDEILNVTVIPERGPDGRGRIGVQLQENVQIATRRARHGLEGLVLGAQEFYRLLSSTLRGYGELLRNFQQTADQVAGPVAIVAMGAGIARAGWVNLLQFSALISINLAVINILPLPALDGGQLLLLGIEALRGRPLPPKVQEGVMQTGLLLLLGLGMFLIIRDTVRLVGS; encoded by the coding sequence ATGTCGATCCTGGCCGCCATTGCCGTTTTAGCCCTGCTGATCCTGGTGCACGAGTGGGGGCACTTTATCGCTGCCCGTTGGTTGGGGATACGGGTGAGCCAGTTTTCCCTGGGTTTCGGGCCGCCTCTATGGTCCTACCAGGGCAAGGAGGTGCTCTATGCCGTGCGGGCCATTCCCTTGGGGGGTTATGTGGGCTTTCCCGACGATGACCCGGACAGTCCCATTCCCAGCACGGACCCCAATTTGCTGCGCAACCGACCGCTGCGGGACCGCGCTTGGGTGATGAGCGCCGGGGTGCTGGCCAATCTGGTTTTTGCCTACCTGGTGTTGACCCTGCAGGTGGTAACGGCGGGGATACCCCAGGCGGTATATCAACCGGGGGTGCGGGTGCCCCAGATAGCGGCGGAGATGAGCGCAGTGGCCCAGCGGGCCGGGATCCAAGCCGGGGATGTGATTGTAGCGATCAACGGTCAGCCCCTATCGCCGGGGAAAACGGCGGTCAACCAGGTGGTGGCAACCATCCAATCCCACCCCAACCGGCCTGTGCGTTTGCAGATTCAGCGCCAGGATGAGATTTTGAACGTCACTGTAATCCCGGAACGGGGGCCGGATGGGCGGGGACGGATCGGCGTGCAACTCCAGGAGAATGTCCAGATCGCAACCCGCCGTGCCCGGCATGGACTGGAGGGGCTGGTGCTGGGGGCCCAGGAGTTTTACCGGCTTTTAAGCAGCACCCTGCGGGGCTATGGAGAGCTGTTACGCAATTTTCAACAAACCGCCGACCAGGTGGCCGGGCCAGTGGCGATTGTGGCTATGGGGGCCGGGATTGCTCGCGCCGGTTGGGTCAATCTCCTGCAATTTTCCGCCTTGATCAGCATCAACCTGGCCGTCATTAACATCCTGCCTTTGCCGGCCCTGGATGGGGGGCAACTGTTACTGCTGGGGATCGAGGCGCTGCGGGGACGTCCTTTACCCCCCAAAGTGCAAGAGGGGGTCATGCAGACCGGCCTACTGCTGCTGTTGGGCCTGGGGATGTTTTTGATCATCCGGGACACGGTGCGGTTGGTGGGTTCCTAG
- a CDS encoding VLRF1 family aeRF1-type release factor has product MLAVETQLARLRQWSAQVTDGVLSLYANVNPAKPENANGAWFKRIDQTLKHLPEIRDRHGKRDQPLYDQVYALLEAERPQAQTLVLFAHRDAHGTLYTERLDLQVELPVVDLRRGRVEARYGAPYLTPLWFAVDEYERTGILLLEGARWRFFEVFLDEIREVEDLLTDISPAEWQQLQTLSQQITATWRARSATPGGRCDKLSLQERTAARVDAWLHTFYRRLAHMVDQAVERLGIGRLVLIGEQWQTGHFEGYLSRRVQQRVVSRLPLWPEAHQEAVGQIWRRVQPVLDEAERQQELALLQQVQEQPGLWGIDPVLDALQLGRVRRWIVPWSLDMTIWRCPEEGFVAATLEVAQVVCPEPQAVPLRDHVLDLAASYGAELEFVRGPAEERLLQEMGGMAALLRW; this is encoded by the coding sequence ATGCTGGCGGTAGAGACGCAATTGGCTCGGTTGCGGCAGTGGTCGGCCCAGGTGACGGATGGGGTGTTGTCTCTGTATGCCAATGTGAATCCGGCCAAACCGGAAAACGCCAACGGTGCCTGGTTCAAGCGCATTGACCAGACATTGAAACATCTGCCGGAGATCCGGGACCGTCACGGCAAACGGGACCAGCCCCTGTACGACCAGGTGTATGCCCTGCTGGAAGCGGAACGGCCCCAGGCCCAGACGTTGGTGCTATTTGCCCATCGGGACGCCCATGGCACCCTGTACACGGAACGGCTGGATTTGCAGGTGGAGCTGCCGGTGGTGGACCTGCGCCGGGGACGGGTGGAGGCCCGCTATGGTGCGCCCTATTTGACGCCTTTGTGGTTTGCGGTGGATGAGTACGAACGTACGGGGATTCTGTTGCTGGAGGGGGCGCGCTGGCGCTTTTTTGAGGTGTTTTTGGATGAGATTCGGGAAGTGGAGGATTTGCTGACAGACATTTCCCCAGCCGAATGGCAGCAACTCCAGACCCTAAGCCAGCAGATTACGGCGACGTGGCGGGCGCGGTCGGCTACGCCAGGGGGACGTTGCGATAAGTTGTCGCTGCAGGAGCGCACGGCGGCGCGGGTGGATGCCTGGCTGCACACGTTCTATCGGCGGCTGGCGCACATGGTGGATCAGGCGGTGGAACGGTTGGGTATCGGCCGGCTGGTGCTGATTGGGGAGCAGTGGCAGACGGGACATTTCGAGGGTTATCTGAGCCGACGGGTGCAACAGCGGGTGGTGAGCCGCTTACCCCTGTGGCCGGAAGCGCATCAGGAAGCCGTTGGACAGATCTGGCGGCGGGTGCAACCGGTGCTGGATGAGGCGGAACGGCAGCAGGAACTGGCGCTTTTGCAGCAGGTCCAGGAGCAACCAGGGCTGTGGGGGATTGACCCGGTGCTGGATGCATTGCAATTGGGGCGGGTGCGGCGCTGGATTGTGCCCTGGTCTCTGGATATGACTATCTGGCGCTGCCCGGAGGAGGGGTTTGTGGCGGCAACGCTGGAGGTGGCTCAGGTGGTGTGCCCGGAACCCCAAGCAGTCCCCCTGCGGGACCATGTTCTTGATCTGGCGGCCAGTTACGGGGCGGAATTGGAGTTTGTGCGGGGACCTGCTGAGGAACGGTTGCTCCAGGAGATGGGAGGTATGGCGGCGCTCCTGCGCTGGTAA